A window of Flavobacterium psychrophilum genomic DNA:
TAAGTCACTTTAAAACAGCCCTTCAATAGAAAGATAACGCTCCCCTGTATCGTAATTAAAAGTGACAACTACCGCATCTTCAGGAATTTCAGCCAGTTTTTTATTCACGGCGGCTAATGAAGCCCCTGTAGATATACCTGCAAGCAGCCCTTCTTTTTTGGCGGCGTCACGCGAAAATTCAAAAGCCTCATCTTTTCCTACCTGAATTACACCGTCAATAAGGCCGCTTTGGTAAATAGATGGTACAAATCCTGCCCCTATTCCCTGAATCGGATGCGGCGCCGGGCTTCCTCCGCTTAATACAGGCGATAATTCAGGCTCAACCGCAAAGACCTTCAGGTTAGGGAATTTTTCTTTTAAAACAGCCGCTACGCCTGTTATATGTCCTCCGGTTCCCACTCCTGTAATTAAATAATCTATTCCATCAGGAAAATCTTCCAACAATTCTTTAGCCGTAGTACGCTTATGCACCTCAACATTAGCCTGGTTATCAAACTGGCTTGGCGACCATCCGTTTGGTGTAGCTGCTGTTAACTCAGCAGCCCTTTCAATAGCCCCTTTCATGCCCTTTTCACGTGGTGTCAGCTCAAACTCTGCCCCGTAAATAGACATTAGTTTCCTTCGCTCAACGCTCATACTTTCGGGCATAACAAGAATCAGCTTATAGCCTTTTACAGCTGCCACAAGAGCCAGACCGATACCGGTATTACCCGATGTAGGTTCTATAATAACGCTGTCTTTTGTCAGTATGCCTTTAGCCTCGGCATCTTCAATCATAGCTAGGGCAACCCTGTCTTTAATGCTGTTTCCCGGATTGTTTCGCTCTAATTTAATCCAGACATTTCGGTTTGGGAATAAGTTATTTAAATGTAAATGTGGCGTGTTGCCTATAGTTTCTAAAATGCTTTGCGCTTTCATATATATGGTGAATTTTAGATTACAAAATTTAATGGTTCAGGGAAATTATCCCTTGTTTTAATTGTTATTTCGCTTTTATGATATACCAATGAGTTAACGGGAACCGAATTGGTTACCCATACGTTTCCGCCAATAATGCTTCCATCGCCTATTACTGTACTACCACCAAGGATAGTCGCGTTGGCGTAAATGGTAACATTATTTCCAATGGTAGGATGACGTTTTACCGATGCTTCGGCTTTGCTTACACTTAGCGCACCAAGTGTAACACCCTGGTAAATTTTTACATCATTACCTATAAGCGAAGTTTCCCCGATTACGATACCCGTACCATGATCTATAAAGAAACGTTCGCCTATTACAGCACCGGGATGAATGTCAATTCCGGTTTTGCCATGAACATATTCACTTAGCATTCTCGGCAGTAGTGGAATGTTATTTTGCCACAACTCATGAGCTATCCGGTAAACCGATATTGCAAAGAATCCGGGATATGAAATAAGTACCTCAGCACGCGATTTAGCCGCAGGATCGAACTCAAAAATAGCTTTTAAATCATCTTCAAGTTTTTGATGAAGTTTGTCTACTTTGTACTTTAAGGATAAGACAAATGCATTTGCTTTATAGACTTCTAATCCTGCCACTTGTAACAAGTAGGAAAGTGTGTCTTCAAGTTCTTTTTCTTTCGCCAGAAAATAGTCGTAATCGGCATATTCCTCACCTATACAAAAGAGCCATTTAAAGAATTCTTCTATCCAGTTTTCGGTTTTAGACCGGTCCGGAAGCACACCCGCTTTTAAATAATTTGCGGTATAAATAGAGTGTTTCATAGTTAATGTAAAAAATAAAAGCCTCCCGTAACGAGAAGCTTTTGCAGTTATTTAAAGGCTTTTAAACCCGAATTTACGCCACAGCAAATGCTTCTTTTGTATAAAGACAACACAGGCAAACAGCGATATTTTGGTTTAATGCTCTCATGATTTTTAA
This region includes:
- a CDS encoding serine acetyltransferase, which translates into the protein MKHSIYTANYLKAGVLPDRSKTENWIEEFFKWLFCIGEEYADYDYFLAKEKELEDTLSYLLQVAGLEVYKANAFVLSLKYKVDKLHQKLEDDLKAIFEFDPAAKSRAEVLISYPGFFAISVYRIAHELWQNNIPLLPRMLSEYVHGKTGIDIHPGAVIGERFFIDHGTGIVIGETSLIGNDVKIYQGVTLGALSVSKAEASVKRHPTIGNNVTIYANATILGGSTVIGDGSIIGGNVWVTNSVPVNSLVYHKSEITIKTRDNFPEPLNFVI
- a CDS encoding cysteine synthase, producing the protein MKAQSILETIGNTPHLHLNNLFPNRNVWIKLERNNPGNSIKDRVALAMIEDAEAKGILTKDSVIIEPTSGNTGIGLALVAAVKGYKLILVMPESMSVERRKLMSIYGAEFELTPREKGMKGAIERAAELTAATPNGWSPSQFDNQANVEVHKRTTAKELLEDFPDGIDYLITGVGTGGHITGVAAVLKEKFPNLKVFAVEPELSPVLSGGSPAPHPIQGIGAGFVPSIYQSGLIDGVIQVGKDEAFEFSRDAAKKEGLLAGISTGASLAAVNKKLAEIPEDAVVVTFNYDTGERYLSIEGLF